A DNA window from Chitinispirillales bacterium contains the following coding sequences:
- a CDS encoding PD-(D/E)XK nuclease family protein, translating into MDLRFPDYPFTKMLGWSNSRYDLFCQCKRKYLYFYYPASFANLEAKVKELKKLTTIPLEIGNLYHDMMEVFLERLQKSDSPINEEKLFGFVDDLCEKKLSQKVFFENYYKTCTVDFGKINEKVKFCMKNFLISPILNFLNSIEMPQRQSFLIEAGSKMNGKKYFGETRINGLKAFCKMDFIFIRDEKVYIIDWKTGKKDENKHTKQLLAYALAAKGLNSEIKSGEIFPKSVYVSETYGELALEATDEKLADFAESVRNETEEMQSFCLNVEENIPLPVESFEKTPNESVCKMCEFRELCFI; encoded by the coding sequence ATGGACTTACGTTTCCCAGACTACCCTTTCACGAAAATGCTCGGTTGGTCAAATTCACGTTACGATTTGTTTTGCCAATGTAAACGCAAATATTTATACTTTTACTATCCGGCAAGTTTTGCAAATTTGGAAGCAAAGGTTAAAGAACTAAAAAAATTGACGACAATTCCGCTCGAAATCGGCAATCTTTATCACGACATGATGGAAGTTTTTTTGGAACGTTTACAAAAAAGCGATTCGCCGATAAACGAAGAAAAACTGTTCGGTTTTGTCGATGATTTGTGCGAAAAGAAACTTTCGCAAAAAGTGTTTTTTGAAAATTATTACAAAACATGTACAGTGGATTTTGGTAAAATAAACGAAAAAGTTAAATTTTGTATGAAAAATTTTCTGATATCGCCGATATTGAATTTTCTCAATTCGATAGAAATGCCGCAAAGACAATCGTTTCTGATTGAGGCGGGAAGCAAAATGAACGGGAAGAAGTATTTCGGCGAAACCAGAATTAATGGTCTGAAAGCGTTTTGCAAAATGGATTTTATTTTCATAAGAGACGAAAAAGTTTATATAATCGATTGGAAAACCGGAAAAAAAGACGAAAACAAACATACAAAACAACTTTTGGCTTACGCACTTGCGGCAAAAGGGTTAAATTCAGAAATAAAATCCGGAGAGATATTTCCAAAATCCGTATATGTAAGCGAAACTTACGGTGAATTGGCTTTGGAAGCGACCGATGAGAAACTTGCCGATTTTGCCGAGTCGGTGAGAAACGAGACGGAAGAAATGCAAAGTTTTTGTTTGAATGTTGAAGAGAATATTCCTTTGCCTGTTGAAAGTTTTGAGAAAACTCCGAATGAAAGCGTTTGCAAAATGTGCGAATTTCGAGAATTGTGTTTTATTTAG
- a CDS encoding YraN family protein, producing the protein MNTRKIGADGEQMAADFLKKNGFEILERNVFLGKRGEIDIVAKELSSNTLVFVEVKYNRVKKGAFGSPEFRCDRRKMLQIYELVRLYMYRKKLSGIPIRIDVIAIDNEGIRHYKNCLM; encoded by the coding sequence ATGAATACGCGAAAAATAGGCGCTGACGGCGAGCAAATGGCTGCGGATTTTCTAAAAAAGAACGGTTTTGAAATTTTAGAAAGAAATGTTTTTTTGGGTAAAAGAGGAGAAATTGACATTGTCGCCAAAGAATTGTCAAGCAATACGCTCGTTTTTGTGGAAGTAAAATATAATCGTGTTAAAAAAGGGGCTTTCGGTTCGCCGGAATTTAGATGCGATAGAAGAAAAATGTTGCAAATCTACGAATTGGTGCGATTGTACATGTATAGAAAAAAATTATCGGGAATTCCGATAAGGATAGACGTAATAGCAATAGATAATGAAGGAATAAGACATTATAAAAATTGCTTGATGTAA
- a CDS encoding insulinase family protein, translating to MIKFQDIKVGDTVGGFLCKEVREIKEINNVAYIFEHQRTKAKCVHLFNDDKNNLFSIGFRTPVFDNTGVPHILEHSVLAGSKKYPLKDPFKELLKSSMHTFLNAMTYPDRTIYPISSQVPADYFNLTDVYCDAVFNPILNEYTFAQEGWRFDVENPDSEITIKGIVYNEMKGVFSDFNSFVERNLYAGLFPDTTYFYESGGNPKNIPELSYEKFKDFHKKYYHPTNSFIVLYGNIESKETLTRINDNFLRNFDEQEINSEIFPQKKFEKPQETHIFAPSNKEDDGTATVLLAWDWGEKISTQTDIRELKMLSSYLLSGENAPLKKALLDSGFGEDIDDLSGMETELISFLFVAGLKKSKPKHAKKIADLIKNTIRKEIENGFDKEAIEGVLRRMEFKEKEIGGDASYPLNFATRIYKFWIYGCDPIKHLEFDEQFARIRRNIDSKPRYLENLLENLTLKNDRRLLLITEASSEIGEKLGKLSQEQAKKLCVNFTKNDKIKHAEFSRKLEEYHKKEHTPRELSCIPVLKKSDIPVKNETVPLEIGKIDGSKWLNSQIFTGEVFYLNLAFDLSVIPDELLEYAPLYTEYLGRCGAGGLSSGEMAKLWKLHSGGFSSVSLVSGDYRKRNSFVANNVFTIKTLVKNIPQTLDCLSKTLFEADFCDENLIKNVLNEEKNDVFDEIIQHGHNHAIMFSAARFSSASAIKYRTEGIGYYRFLKNLREDKSEILAKIQKIHSIFINSQNLTISTACTNNSFLPQIENFAKKIPSFERKVELTSEKLTLNSQTDVYGVEISSSVNYVADVFEIDTNDSKTVGEISLLSQILSRGYLWDKIRVEGGAYGGFCGFNCVSKIFSFGSFRDPNISTTFGNFEKALTQNPISQEIIDRSIPSEIGNIDSPKSPSAKVINELYCYLSHYSKDIKQEIREAILSADAQSIEQKLELLRNCRKSSQKSVLGSKDAFDEAQTCGLKLKRESL from the coding sequence TTGATAAAATTTCAGGATATAAAGGTCGGAGATACGGTTGGCGGTTTTTTGTGCAAGGAAGTTCGGGAAATCAAAGAAATAAATAACGTTGCGTATATTTTTGAACATCAGAGAACAAAAGCCAAATGCGTCCATTTGTTTAACGACGACAAAAACAATTTGTTTTCGATAGGTTTTCGTACACCTGTTTTTGACAATACGGGAGTTCCGCATATTTTGGAACATTCGGTTTTAGCGGGTTCAAAAAAATATCCGCTCAAGGACCCGTTTAAGGAATTGCTCAAAAGTTCCATGCATACGTTTTTGAACGCAATGACTTATCCGGACAGGACGATTTATCCGATTTCAAGTCAAGTTCCGGCCGATTATTTTAATTTGACGGATGTTTATTGCGACGCGGTTTTCAATCCTATTTTGAACGAATACACTTTTGCACAGGAAGGCTGGCGTTTTGACGTTGAAAATCCTGATAGCGAAATTACGATAAAAGGAATAGTTTATAACGAAATGAAAGGCGTTTTTTCGGATTTTAACAGTTTTGTGGAAAGAAATTTATACGCCGGACTTTTCCCCGATACGACATATTTTTACGAATCGGGAGGAAATCCCAAAAACATTCCCGAACTTTCTTATGAAAAATTTAAGGATTTTCACAAAAAATATTACCATCCTACAAATAGTTTTATCGTTCTTTACGGAAATATAGAATCTAAAGAAACTTTGACGAGAATTAACGATAATTTTCTGAGAAACTTTGACGAGCAAGAAATAAATTCCGAAATTTTTCCGCAAAAAAAATTTGAAAAACCGCAGGAAACTCATATTTTTGCTCCGTCAAACAAAGAAGATGACGGGACTGCGACGGTTCTTTTGGCGTGGGATTGGGGCGAAAAGATTTCTACGCAAACCGATATTCGCGAATTGAAAATGTTGTCGTCATATCTGCTTTCGGGAGAAAACGCCCCGTTAAAAAAAGCGCTTTTAGATAGTGGATTTGGTGAGGATATCGACGATTTGTCGGGAATGGAAACAGAATTGATCTCTTTTTTATTTGTAGCGGGACTTAAAAAATCCAAACCAAAACACGCAAAAAAAATCGCCGATTTAATAAAAAATACGATAAGAAAAGAAATCGAAAACGGTTTTGACAAGGAAGCGATTGAAGGCGTTTTACGGAGAATGGAGTTCAAGGAGAAGGAAATAGGCGGCGACGCTTCATATCCGTTGAACTTTGCAACTCGGATTTACAAATTTTGGATTTACGGCTGCGATCCGATAAAACACTTGGAATTTGACGAACAATTCGCGCGAATCCGTAGAAATATAGATTCCAAGCCGCGATATTTGGAAAATCTGCTTGAAAACCTGACGTTGAAAAACGACAGGCGGCTTTTGCTTATTACGGAAGCAAGCAGCGAAATCGGCGAGAAATTAGGAAAATTGTCGCAGGAACAGGCGAAAAAACTTTGTGTTAATTTTACAAAAAACGACAAAATAAAACATGCCGAATTCAGCAGAAAACTCGAAGAATATCATAAAAAAGAACATACGCCGCGGGAATTGTCTTGTATTCCGGTTCTCAAAAAAAGCGATATTCCTGTGAAAAACGAAACGGTTCCGCTTGAAATCGGTAAAATTGACGGCTCAAAATGGCTGAATTCGCAAATTTTTACAGGAGAAGTTTTTTATTTGAATTTGGCGTTTGATTTGTCGGTTATTCCCGACGAATTGCTTGAATATGCGCCGCTTTACACGGAATATTTGGGGCGGTGCGGCGCGGGCGGGCTTTCGTCAGGCGAAATGGCGAAATTGTGGAAACTTCATTCGGGTGGATTTTCATCGGTTTCTTTGGTTTCCGGCGATTACCGCAAAAGAAATTCGTTTGTCGCAAATAATGTTTTTACAATAAAAACGCTAGTAAAAAATATTCCGCAAACGCTGGATTGCTTGTCAAAAACACTTTTTGAAGCGGATTTCTGCGATGAAAATTTAATAAAAAACGTTTTGAATGAAGAAAAAAACGATGTTTTCGATGAAATAATTCAGCACGGACATAATCATGCGATTATGTTTTCGGCGGCGCGGTTTTCGTCTGCGAGCGCGATAAAATACCGCACGGAAGGGATAGGATATTACAGATTTCTGAAAAATTTGCGGGAAGATAAAAGCGAAATTCTGGCAAAAATTCAAAAAATTCATTCGATTTTTATAAATTCGCAAAATCTTACAATTTCGACTGCTTGTACAAACAATTCATTTTTGCCGCAAATAGAGAATTTTGCAAAAAAAATTCCGTCTTTTGAAAGAAAAGTCGAATTGACAAGCGAAAAACTGACGTTAAATTCGCAAACAGATGTTTACGGCGTAGAAATTTCGTCGTCGGTTAATTACGTCGCCGACGTTTTTGAAATTGATACAAACGACTCAAAAACCGTTGGTGAAATAAGTTTGCTGTCGCAAATTTTGTCAAGAGGCTATTTGTGGGACAAAATTCGCGTAGAAGGCGGCGCTTACGGCGGTTTTTGCGGATTCAACTGTGTGAGCAAAATCTTTTCTTTCGGCTCTTTTCGCGATCCGAATATTTCGACTACTTTCGGAAATTTTGAAAAGGCGCTTACTCAAAATCCGATTTCGCAGGAAATTATAGACCGTTCAATTCCGTCGGAAATCGGAAATATCGACTCGCCCAAAAGTCCTTCCGCTAAAGTGATAAACGAATTGTATTGCTACCTTTCGCACTATTCAAAAGATATTAAACAAGAAATTCGCGAGGCGATTTTGAGCGCCGATGCGCAGTCGATAGAGCAAAAATTAGAACTTTTGCGTAATTGCCGTAAAAGTTCGCAAAAAAGCGTTTTAGGGAGCAAGGACGCGTTTGACGAGGCGCAGACCTGCGGATTAAAATTAAAAAGAGAATCGTTGTAA